A stretch of the Opisthocomus hoazin isolate bOpiHoa1 chromosome 2, bOpiHoa1.hap1, whole genome shotgun sequence genome encodes the following:
- the CAD gene encoding multifunctional protein CAD isoform X1 yields MGCLVLQDGSVLRGRAFGAAGAAAAGEVVFQSGLVGYPEALTDPSYKAQILVLTYPLVGNYGVPRDETDPFGLSRWFESSKIHAAALVVGECSETPSHWSASRSLDQWLKEQNIPGLEGVDTRALTKKIREKGTLLGKLVPDGTSEESLSFEDPNKRNLVQEVSLKTPRVFNAGGSPRVTAVDCGLKYNQVRCLCERGAAVTVVPWDHPLDTADFDGLFISNGPGDPQLCRETVSGLRRVLDAPQPKPVFGICLGHQLLALALGARTYKMKYGNRGHNQPCLHEDTRRCFITAQNHGFAVEAGSLPPGWAPLFTNANDGSNEGLVHERKPFFSVQFHPEHRAGPTDLEGLFDIFVEAARDLRRGDGSARTVRERLRDWLTYAEAPAAGQDGARPRKVLILGSGGLSIGQAGEFDYSGSQAIKALKEENIQTVLINPNIATVQTSKGLADKVYFLPITPEYVTQVIRNERPDGVLLTFGGQTALNCGVELTKAGVLERYRVRVLGTPVASIEMTEDRKVFVEKMEEIGEHVAPSEAAASLEQAQAAAERLGYPVLVRSAYALGGLGSGFANTREELVALVSQAFTHTSQVLVDKSLKGWKEIEYEVVRDAYNNCVTVCNMENVDPLGIHTGESIVVAPSQTLNDTEYFMLRRTAVKVVRHLGIVGECNIQFALNPESEQYYIIEVNARLSRSSALASKATGYPLAYVAAKLALGIPLPLLRNSVTNSTTANFEPSLDYCVVKIPRWDLSKFLRVSTKIGSSMKSVGEVMAIGRNFEEAFQKALRMVDENCVGFDHTVKPASDVELETPTDKRIFVLAAALRAGYSIERLYELTKIDRWFLHKMKNITDHAVLLESYREEQSTMPPAVLERAKQLGFSDKQVALAVLSTELAVRKMRRDLKILPVVKQIDTVAAEWPAQTNYLYLTYNGTEHDLAFREPHVMVIGSGVYRIGSSVEFDWCAVGCIQELRKMGFKTIMVNYNPETVSTDYDMCDRLYFDEISFEVVMDIYELENPEGVILSMGGQLPNNIAMALHRQQCRILGTSPEAIDSAENRFKFSRLLDSIGISQPLWKELSDMESAKHFCCKVGYPCVVRPSYVLSGAAMNVAYSDSDLEKFLSNAVAVSKEQPVVISKFIQEAKEIDVDAVASDGMVVAIAISEHVENAGVHSGDATLVTPPQDITPKTLERIKAIVHAVGQELQVTGPFNLQLIAKDDQLKVIECNVRVSRSFPFVSKTLGVDLVALASQVIMGEDVEPVGLMTGTGIVGVKVPQFSFSRLAGADVVLGVEMTSTGEVACFGENRCEAYLKAMLSTGFKIPKKNILLTIGSYKNKSELLPTVRTLESLGYNLYASLGTADFYTEHGIKVMAVDWHFEDADASEAGARDTQRSILDYLAENHFEMVINLSMRNSGGRRLSSFVTKGYRTRRQAVDYSVPLIIDIKCTKLFVEALGQIRAAPPLKMHVDCMTSQKLIRLPGLIDVHVHLREPGGTHKEDFASGTAAALAGGVTMVCAMPNTSPAVTDAASFALAQKLAEAGARCDFALFLGASSENAGSLGPLAGAAAGLKMYLNDTFSSLRMDDVSLWMEHLEQWPRHLPVVAHAERQTVAAVLMVAQLYQRPVHVCHVARREEILLIKAAKQRGVPVTCEVAPHHLFLCREDAGRLGEGRAAVRPALGTRRDMEALWENMDTIDCFATDHAPHTLEEKQGQDPPPGYPGLETMLPLLLTAVSEGRLTVEDIIQRLYENPRKIFGLPAQEDTYVEVDLEHEWVVPSRTTFSKARWTPFEGMKVKGTVRRVVLRGEVAYIDGQVLVPPGYGQDVKKWPSGAVLAPHAAPAKESTKTPERPRHAAAGETLRGRASSPRRAGPAGDGRFHLPPRIHRASDPGLPAFRRLGAAHRPGARGTAEDAREKAGRKALEADPAAIQDSYFYPPGPLPRQASPQGTPHFQTSPLLHPLIGQHILSVQQFSKEQMSHLFNVAHTLRMLVQKERNLDLLKGKVMASMFYEASTRTSSSFAAAMSRLGGSVLSFSEATSSVQKGESLADSVQTMCCYADVLVLRHPQPGAVELAAKHCRKPVINAGDGVGEHPTQALLDIFTIREELGTVNGMTITMVGDLKHGRTVHSLARLLTQYRVNLRYVTPPGLRMPPDIASFVASKGITQEEFGSIEEALPDTDVLYMTRIQKERFRLAEEYEACFGQFILTPHIMTRAKEKMVVMHPLPRVNEISVEVDSDPRAAYFRQAENGMYMRMALLATVLGRY; encoded by the exons GTGCCTGTGCGAGCGGGGGGCGGCCGTCACCGTGGTGCCCTGGGACCATCCGCTGGACACTGCAG ACTTTGACGGGCTGTTCATCAGCAACGGCCCCGGGGACCCACAGCTCTGCCGGGAGACGGTGTCCGGCCTGCGCCGGGTGCTGGACGCGCCCCAGCCCAAGCCCGTCTTCGGGATCTGCCTGGGGCACCAGCTGCTCGCCCTGGCCCTCGGCGCCCGCACCTACAAGATGAA gtACGGGAACCGCGGGCAcaaccagccctgcctgcacgagGACACGCGGCGCTGCTTCATCACGGCGCAGAACCACGGCTTCGCGGTGGAGGCGGGCAGCCTGCCGCCCGGCTGGGCCCCGCTCTTCACCAACGCCAACGACGGCTCCAACGAGGGCCTCGTCCACGAGCGCAAGCCCTTCTTCAG CGTCCAGTTTCACCCCGAGCACCGCGCCGGCCCCACGGACCTGGAGGGGCTCTTCGACATCTTCGTGGAGGCGGCGCGGGACCTGCGGcgcggggacggcagcgcccggacgg TGCGGGAGCGCCTGCGGGACTGGCTGACGTACGCGgaggcgccggcggcggggcaggATGGGGCCCGGCCCCGCAAGGTGCTGATCCTGGGCTCCGGCGGGCTCTCCATCGGGCAGGCGGGCGAGTTCGACTACTCGGGGTCGCAG GCCATCAAAGCTCTGAAGGAGGAGAACATCCAGACGGTGCTGATCAACCCCAACATCGCCACGGTGCAGACGTCCAAGGGGCTGGCGGACAAGGTCTACTTCCTCCCCATCACCCCCGAGTACGTCACCCAG GTGATCCGGAACGAGCGCCCTGATGGGGTGCTGCTGACCTTCGGCGGGCAGACGGCCCTCAACTGCGGCGTGGAGCTCACCAAGGCGGGCGTGCTGGAGCGGTACCGCGTGCGGGTGCTGGGCACCCCCGTCGCCTCCATCGAGATGACCGAGGACCGCAAGGTCTTCGTGGAGAAGATGGAGGAAATCGGGGAGCACGTGGCGCCCAGTGAGGCCGCTGCCTCcctggagcag GCGCAGGCAGCGGCCGAGAGGTTGGGGTACCCGGTGCTGGTGCGCTCCGCCTACGCCCTCGGGGGCCTGGGCTCCGGCTTCGCCAACACGCGCGAGGAACTGGTGGCACTGGTGAGCCAGGCCTTCACCCACACCTCccaggtcctggtggacaagtccttgaagggctggaaggagatcGAGTACGAGGTGGTGCGGGATGCCTACAACAACTGCGTCACG GTGTGCAACATGGAGAACGTGGACCCGCTGGGGATCCACACGGGCGAGTCCATCGTGGTGGCGCCCAGCCAGACCCTCAACGACACCGAGTACTTCATGCTGCGGCGCACGGCCGTGAAGGTGGTGCGGCACCTGGGCATCGTGGGCGAGTGCAACATCCAGTTTGCCCTGAACCCCGAGTCGGAGCAG TACTACATCATCGAGGTGAACGCCCGGCTCTCCCGCAGCTCGGCCCTGGCCAGCAAGGCCACGGGCTACCCGCTGGCCTACGTGGCGGCCAAGCTGGCCctgggcatccccctgcccctgctCAG GAACTCCGTCACCAACTCCACCACGGCCAACTTCGAGCCCAGCCTGGACTACTGCGTGGTGAAGATCCCGCGCTGGGACCTCAGCAAGTTCCTGCGCGTCAGCACCAAGATCGGCAGCTCCATGAAGAGCGTGG GGGAGGTCATGGCCATCGGGAGGAACTTCGAGGAGGCTTTCCAGAAGGCGCTGAGGATGGTGGACGAGAACTGCGTGGGCTTTGACCACACGGTGAAGCCGGCCTCGGACGTG gagctggagacGCCGACAGACAAGCGGATCTTTGTGCTGGCAGCCGCGCTGCGGGCCGGCTACTCCATCGAGCGGCTCTACGAGCTGACCAAGATCGACCGCTGGTTCCTGCACAAGATGAAGAACATCACGGACCACGCGGTGCTGCTGGAGTCGTACCGCGAGGAGCAGAGCACCATGCCCCCCGCCGTGCTCGAGCGGGCCAAGCAGCTCGGCTTCTCCGACAAGCAGGTGGCCCTGGCCGTGCTCAG CACCGAGCTGGCCGTGCGGAAGATGCGGCGCGACCTGAAGATCCTGCCGGTGGTGAAGCAGATCGACACCGTGGCGGCGGAGTGGCCGGCCCAAACCAACTACCTGTACCTGACCTACAACGGCACCGAGCACGACTTGGCTTTCCGCGAGCCCCACGTCATGGTCATCGGCTCCGGCGTCTACCGCATCGGCAGCAGCGTCGAGTTCGACTGGTGCGCCGTTGGCTGCATCCAGGAGCTCCGCAAG atggGCTTCAAGACGATCATGGTGAACTACAACCCTGAGACGGTGAGCACCGACTACGACATGTGCGACCGCCTCTACTTCGACGAGATCTCCTTCGAG GTGGTGATGGACATCTACGAGCTGGAGAACCCCGAGGGCGTGATCCTGTCCATGGGCGGGCAGCTGCCCAACAACATCGCCATGGCCCTGCACCGGCAGCAGTGCCGCATCCTGGGCACCTCGCCGGAGGCCATCGACTCGGCTGAGAACCGCTTCAAGTTCTCCCGCCTGCTTGACTCCATCGGCATCAGCCAGCCCCTCTGGAAGGAGCTCTCCGACATGGAG TCGGCCAAGCACTTCTGCTGCAAGGTGGGGTACCCCTGTGTCGTGCGCCCCTCCTACGTGCTGAGCGGCGCCGCCATGAACGTGGCCTACTCGGACAGTGACCTGGAGAAGTTCTTGAGCAACGCCGTGGCCGTGTCCAAGGAGCAGCCCGTGGTCATCTCCAAATTCATCCAGGAGGCCAAG GAGATCGATGTGGACGCGGTGGCCTCTGACGGCATGGTGGTGGCCATCGCCATCTCGGAGCACGTGGAGAATGCCGGGGTGCACTCGGGCGATGCCACACTGGTGACGCCCCCCCAGGACATCACCCCTAAGACGCTGGAGCGCATCAAGGCCATCGTCCACGCCGTcgggcaggagctgcaggtcaCCGGGCCCTTCAACCTGCAGCTCATCGCCAAG gATGACCAGCTGAAGGTGATCGAGTGCAACGTCCGCGTCTCCCGCTCCTTCCCCTTCGTCTCCAAGACCCTCGGGGTGGACCTGGTGGCTCTGGCCAGCCAGGTGATCATGGGCGAGGACGTGGAGCCCGTGGGGCTGATGACGGGCACGGGCATTGTCGGCGTCAAG gtGCCCCAGTTCTCCTTCTCGCGCCTGGCGGGCGCCGACGTGGTGCTGGGCGTGGAGATGACCAGCACGGGCGAGGTGGCCTGCTTCGGGGAGAACCGCTGCGAGGCTTACCTGAAGGCCATGCTCAGCACCGGCTTCAAGATCCCCAAGAAGAACATCCTGCTGACCATCGGCAGCTACAAG AACAAGAGCGAGCTGCTGCCGACGGTGCGGACCCTGGAGAGCCTCGGCTACAACCTGTACGCCAGCCTCGGCACCGCCGACTTCTACACCGAGCACGGCATCAAG GTGATGGCCGTGGACTGGCACTTCGAGGACGCAGACGCCAGCGAGGCTGGCGCGCGGGACACCCAGCGCAGCATCCTCGACTACCTGGCCGAGAACCACTTCGAGATGGTCATCAACCTCTCGATGCGCAACTCGGGCGGCCGCCGGCTCTCCTCCTTCGTCACCAAGGGGTACCGCACCCGGCGCCAGGCTGTCGATTACTCCGTGCCGCTCATCATCGACATCAAGTGCACCAAGCTCTTCGTGGAG GCGCTGGGCCAGATCCGGGCGGCCCCCCCGCTGAAGATGCACGTGGACTGCATGACGTCCCAGAAGCTCATCCGCCTGCCGG ggCTGATCGACGTCCACGTGCACCTCCGTGAGCCGGGCGGCACGCACAAGGAGGACTTCGCCTCGGGCACGGCGGCCGCGCTGGCCGGGGGGGTCACCATGGTGTGCGCCATGCCCAACACCAGCCCCGCCGTCACCGATGCCGCCTCCTTCGCGCTGGCGCAGAAG ctGGCCGAGGCCGGGGCGCGCTGCGACTTCGCCCTCTTCCTGGGGGCTTCCTCGGAGAACGCCGGCTCGCTGGGCCCGCtggcgggggcggccgcggggctcaAGATGTACCTGAACGACACCTTCTCCAGCCTGCGCATGGACGACGTCTCGCTCTGGATGGAG cACCTGGAGCAGTGGCCGCGGCACCTGCCCGTCGTGGCGCACGCGGAGCGGCAGACGGTGGCGGCGGTTCTGATGGTGGCCCAGCTCTACCAGCGCCCTGTGCACGTCTGCCACGTGGCCCGCCGGGAGGAG ATCCTCCTGATCAAGGCGGCCAAGCAGCGGGGGGTCCCGGTGACCTGCGAGGTGGCCCCGCACCACCTCTTCCTGTGCCGGGAGGACGCGGGGCGCCTCGGGGAGGGCAGAGCGGCCGTGCGGCCGGCGCTCGGCACCCGCCGGGACATGGAGGCCCTCTGGGAGAACATGGACACCATCGACTGCTTCGCCACTGACCACG ccccgcacacactggaggagaagcagggacaggatcccCCCCCCGGGTACCCTGGCCTGGAGACgatgctgccgctgctgctgacGGCCGTCTCCGAGGGGCGGCTCACGGTGGAAGACATCATCCAGCGCCTCTACGAGAACCCCCGCAAGATCTTTGGGCTGCCGGCGCAGGAGGACACCTACGTGGAG GTGGACCTGGAGCACGAGTGGGTGGTCCCCAGCCGCACCACCTTCTCCAAGGCCCGCTGGACACCCTTCGAGGGCATGAAGGTGAAGGGGACGGTGCGGAGGGTGGTCCTGCGCGGGGAGGTCGCCTACATCGATGGGCAG GTGCTGGTGCCCCCCGGCTACGGGCAGGACGTGAAGAAGTGGCCCTCGGGTGCTGTGCTGGCACCTCACGCGGCCCCCGCCAAGGAAAGCACGAAG ACCCCCGAGCGGCCCCGGCACGCGGCGGCCGGCGAGACGCTGCGCGGCCGAGCCTCCAGCCCCCGCCGAGCCGGCCCCGCGGGCGACGGACGCTTCCACCTCCCGCCCCGCATCCACCGCGCCTCCGACCCCGGGCTGCCAG CGTTCCGGAGGCTGGGAGCCGCGCACCGTCCGGGCGCCCGAGGCACCG CCGAGGACGCCCGGGAGAAGGCTGGCAGGAAGGCGCTGGAGGCAG ACCCAGCCGCCATCCAGGACAGCTACTTCTACCCCCCGGGTCCCCTCCCGCGCCAGGCGTCCCCCCAGGGCACGCCCCACTTCCAGACCTCCCCGCTGCTGCACCCCCTCATCGGGCAGCACATCCTCTCCGTCCAGCAGTTCTCCAAGGAGCAG ATGTCACATCTCTTCAACGTGGCGCACACCCTGCGCATGCTGGTGCAGAAGGAGCGGAACCTGGACCTCCTCAAG GGCAAGGTGATGGCGTCCATGTTCTACGAGGCCAGCACACGGACCAGCAGCTCCTTCGCGGCGGCCATGAGCCGGCTGGGCGGCTCCGTGCTCTCCTTCTCGGAGGCCACCTCCTCGGTGCAGAAAGGCGAGTCGCTGGCCGACTCCGTGCAGACCATGTGCTGCTACGCCGACGTGCTGGTGCTGCGGCACCCGCAGCCGGGGGCCGTCGAG CTGGCCGCCAAGCACTGCCGCAAGCCCGTGATCAACGCCGGGGACGGGGTGGGGGAGCACCCCACGCAGGCGCTGCTGGACATCTTCACCATCCGCGAGGAGCTGGGCACCGTCAACGGCATGACG ATCACCATGGTGGGCGACCTGAAGCACGGGCGCACGGTGCACTCGCTGGCCCGCCTGCTGACGCAGTACCGCGTCAACCTGCGCTACGTGACGCCCCCCGGCCTCCGCATGCCCCCCGACATCGCCAGCTTCGTGGCCTCCAAGGGCATCACGCAG GAGGAGTTCGGGAGCATCGAGGAGGCGCTGCCGGACACCGACGTGCTCTACATGACGCGCATCCAGAAGGAGCGCTTCCGCCTGGCCGAGGAGTACGAGGCC TGCTTCGGGCAGTTCATCCTCACGCCCCACATCATGACCCGGGCCAAGGAGAAGATGGTGGTGATGCACCCCCTGCCCCGCGTCAACGAGATCag CGTGGAGGTGGACTCGGACCCGCGCGCCGCGTACTTCCGGCAGGCGGAGAACGGGATGTACATGCGCATGGCGCTGCTGGCCACCGTGCTGGGCCGCTACTGA